The region TTGCCGACCCCGCCCGCCGTGACGTCGAGGTACTCGGCGTCGATCACCTGGGGCTGGGATGCGGTCGGACTGGCCGGACCGGCGGGGGTCATGAACATCCCCTGGTGTCCCTCCAGCCACTGGCGCAAAACGGCCCGCACCGGGGGCAACAGCAGCAAGATGCCCCAGATGTCGGTGAAAAATCCGGGAACCAGCAACAAAATGCCGCCGATGAGGATACAGGCCCCGTCAAACAGCTCCTGAACCGGCAAAATGCCGGCATTGACGCTCTCGCGCGCTTTTTCAAGGGTGCTCACCCCCTGATGGCGCACCAGCATCGTCCCGGCAACCGCGGTGAGGAGGGTCAGCGCCACGGTGGGCACCACGCCGATGGCGCTGCCCACCTTGATGAACAGACTGATCTCAATCACCGGGACGCCCACGAAGATCAGGAAGAGAACCAGAAATGCCATGGCTTGCCGTCCTTTGCCCACGATCCCATGTTAGAGTCCATCCCGGGGACCATAGCATCGGCCCTTGCCCGTGCAACCAAGAACCCGTCCGGGAGGCGCCAACGATCTCTCTCGCAAACGGCGAAGAGCGGTGGTA is a window of Pararhodospirillum photometricum DSM 122 DNA encoding:
- a CDS encoding FxsA family protein, which gives rise to MAFLVLFLIFVGVPVIEISLFIKVGSAIGVVPTVALTLLTAVAGTMLVRHQGVSTLEKARESVNAGILPVQELFDGACILIGGILLLVPGFFTDIWGILLLLPPVRAVLRQWLEGHQGMFMTPAGPASPTASQPQVIDAEYLDVTAGGVGKEENPWARPADQPPKADR